The Flavobacterium sp. IMCC34852 genome contains the following window.
TGTCCTAATCCAAGACCAAGTATTGAACAATTCCGATGATCCCATTGCCGATGCGAGATTGCACGCTATGTTATTGTATCGAACACCCCAATCAATCAACCAACGCTTTCAAAGAAGTAAATTCAATGATTCTTCAGTGTTTCAAATCGAGAATTGGTTGGCCAATCACGGTGTGAAACTCAAAAATCGCTTTCGTTTATCGGCTTACAAATTGATGAATCATTTGCTCAAAACCAATGATATTACTCGGAACAGAGGTGATTTTTTGGCGGTAGCCAAAGCCATTCAAGGAAACATTCACGTAGTCGCTGTTGATACAGATTATTTTTTTATTCCGGATGAAAATCGGGAAACGGTTGAAAACTTAAAACCGATAAAAGAAAATGTCTTCTATCACGAAATAAAATCCATCCACGGACACGACGCTTTTTTAATCGAATTCGAACAATTAGCCCAAATTTTATCACCCATTTTTAACAAACAAAAACAAAAAAATTATGTCAGCGCTTAGAATCAATATAGTCCTTTTCGGTATCGGCAATGTCGGTAGTACTTTAGTCAACCAAGTTATTGAAAGTCAAAAATTCTTTCTTGAGAAGAAGAATATCGATTTGAGATTTCCCATCATCACCAATTCTACTTTGGCCTTCTTCGAAAAAGACGGGCTCAAAAACCAATGGGAAGCCAATTTCGCCCAATCCGCCATTCCGTTCAGAATCGAAGACATCATCGAATACGTGCAAGAACAACAATTGGAAAACCTGATAGCTGTCGATGCCACTGCGAGTCAAGACATCATCAAAAATTACATTCCGTTAATCCAAAACGGTTTCAATATTGTCGCCGCCAATAAAAAAGCGAATACATTGCACACCGATTTCTACAAAGAACTGAGAAGAAATCTCAAGAAACACGATAAAACATTTTTATACGAAACCAATGTTGGTGCAGGTT
Protein-coding sequences here:
- a CDS encoding alpha/beta fold hydrolase → MKKLEKIDLFNFDLENGKQRPYIPLFYQTFGQAIGTAPVVVVNHALTGNSNVTGENGWWNDLIGEEKIIDTNHFTVIAFNIPGNGYDDNFGNLISTYKDFTIRDVARIFWEGLDFLKIEQVFAVIGGSLGGAVAWEMTVLKPNAVQNLIPIATDWKATDWVIANVLIQDQVLNNSDDPIADARLHAMLLYRTPQSINQRFQRSKFNDSSVFQIENWLANHGVKLKNRFRLSAYKLMNHLLKTNDITRNRGDFLAVAKAIQGNIHVVAVDTDYFFIPDENRETVENLKPIKENVFYHEIKSIHGHDAFLIEFEQLAQILSPIFNKQKQKNYVSA